From the Drechmeria coniospora strain ARSEF 6962 chromosome 02, whole genome shotgun sequence genome, the window AAGTAGGCGTGGCGAGGCGGTGGCctggtactcggtacctaggtactcgCCCGTCACAGGGTGCAGCagccgtactcgtacaggactacttgcaagtaatactccgtatactgcCTAGTACCTTTGGCACCAAGCCTCGCTTTCAGGGCAAAGCCTATCAAGCACtcgcacgcaagtactttaTGTCCAGGGCACACCTACATAAGTACATGACCGGTGCCGATGCTCGGAGCCTTCGTATAATTACCGTATCGACCGGAATCGTCGCCTACTACTGGGTCCTACAACTACCTGCGGATCCCTGCTTCCCTGCGTCCCTCGGACGAGCATCTTCTTGCTGGATTCTCGGGGCACTACGAGTCCCGACAAAGGCATGCACTGCACGTCGTACAGCCACAGGCGTGTACCTACCGGTGTAGCGGTGGCAGGTGTCGCATGAGATTatgccgtcctcctccaccaaGCACCCACGGCGCCTGCAACCAAGCACATCTTGCCACCCCCCCCGGCCGTACCTGGCCACTGATCCGTACGGATGGCACCCGTCGCAGACACCTGGGGCCCCCACCGAGGCACTGTAAGTAGATGCGGTGCAGGTGCCTGCAGGCTACGTGCGCATGCGCAGAAGACTATCCACACTTTGTCGCATCGTCATGCGCGTCCGCGTCCGCATCCGCATGACGATGCTCGTCCGTGGCATCGGGCGCACCTCACCGAGACGACGAATCGGttgcttcctcgccgtcacgtCCATGAGTCAAAGAAGCGTTTGGCGGTCATCGACTTTCTCTAGCGCGTGGCGCTTTCCGTCCCACCACCGGCGGACCATTTCGCTAGCTGTTTTACCTTTGATCGATACTCACGCCTCGCATCCAACCGTGGACGAGACAAGCATCCGTCCCTACCGTACCGGGCCTGGCgggcgtacggagcaaggaGTTCCGCGCTGGCAGCCCATCGTACCGTCCACGTACCGTCCGTCTGCGTGCTCGGTACGCCGACTCGATCATCGTGTCTagacctcctcctccgcagCGGCGCCACCACCAGCGGCGTCACGGCATCGAGCACAACCGACGAGCGAGAAAAGGGCGGCTCggtctttgccgccgccgccggaccaCGGCCATTCGCGTTCGAGAGGCGGCAAGCACCAGGTCCTCCTTGCTCGGTACCAAGCAAGCACGACTGCATGCACGAGCGCTCGCGTGTGCTCGTGACGATACGAGGTGGATCGTGGACGTGGGAAAGGTGCGGACGGCCGTGTTGACATTGGATCGGCCTCGCCGCACGGTGCCTCCAACCAGGTCGTCCCATTTGAGCCACTCGTTGCACCACGACAGACCCCCGGCCACCTTGGCTCGTGCCATTGTCTCGCATTCTGAGAATtttcggcgccgccgccgatggcagCGAGACGGCGAACCTTGCTTCTGCCAAGCCCAAAGCTGACGTCTCGACATGCACTTGAAACGCCAGGAATCTGGTCGATCGAGGCACGCACCCTCGCCAGGTTCCTCGGCAATCTACGAGTATGATTACCCTCGAGAGCGACGCACGCCGGCCGTGGGCTCTGCGGGCGGCCCATGCTGGCCAGCCTTGCCACATCGCACAGTGCTTGGGCAGGGGAAGCGAACGCCTCGTCGGGTGCGTGGCAGCGGGAGTGCGTGGGTGACTGAGTTTGAATGCCCACCACAGGGGTGGTGCTTGCTCCTTTCCTACGGAGATGCACCtactgtaatactgcacacccaagtacaagtgtaGCATCAGCattagtacttaagtaccctcaagtgtactccgtacctacatgtGTACCTACAAATGTACCTACAAGTGTTCCTaccagtactgtagttgcaggTTCCTCGGTACTCTGCACTCGTGCATTTGCATCATTCGTAGCAAACTCCTCAGGACCCCGTCATCCGTTCTACATGCCGTCCGAACGAGTGCACTGCGCGAATCTCGGACTCTCCACGGCGACCTCCGCGGTATATTGCTCAACCGCCGCTTCGCTCGCAAGTACCGTGTACTCGCGAGGAGCACCGAGCGTtgggagcaagtacaagtactccatacaccAAGGTGCCATGTCTTCATACGGGCCGATGCAGCCTACGAGGTATGCACGAGCGAGTGGGTGTGCTTTACCCCAAGCCTCGCAAACCATCTGAATTGGCACTGTAGTAGGGCAAGTCGCACCAATGCGTAtctgtgtactccgtaaacgTAGGACCCTTAGCAATTACCTGTGTAGTAGTAATTGTTTCGTAGATTTAGTTGGAGGTGTGCTGGGGCAACAAtcggcaagtactgtaattactacCTCCTAGTAGATACTAcatacctaggtaggtacctactagctATAACTAGCTACAACTACAGCTACAGTAGGTCTGGTCCGAGGGGTACCTAAAACTGTGCAAGCACAACTGCAGACCAGCTGTGCCTGTACTcgtgctgcaagtattatGTGCTCGTACATCAAGTAGCATTTAAAGTTTCGGCCGAGTCCTTTTTTCCATCGAATGCCACCCTGATTCTGCCTCATGGCCGACGATTTGTTTCATGTTTTAATACCGCAATTCCTACGCAACCCAAGGCAAGCACATCCCGCTGGCGTGCCGAGTACGGTGCACGCTCATTCGCAAGCTGACGGTGGGTAGGGCGGTGCCAAGGACGATGAGATAGATACCCTACGTGCAGTGCCCGTTCCGACCTCTTACGCACCACCACCCCGGGTAGGCAAGTAGCATTGCATCGACCGCCTGCGCGTTGCGTGCCTCGCCGTCATTCGCCCGTCGTTTCAAGCCTCACCGTCCGTTCCCTCGTTTACGTCGCAACGAGCCCGAGTGCTTGCAGCCTGGAACGCGGGATCGCTGCCTTTGAGGCTAAAGCCGGCCGATGCACAATCATCCTAACCGTTCCGTCGCAagcggccgatgccgtcgacgacgagcgacgaaCAAGACGAGGTGACCATCATGACATGGTCCACGCCCTGTCCGAGACGGAGCCGATGCAGAATGTGCCTGCTCACGTCTGCATGCCCGTCGGTGCGCTCGCACTCGCACATGCCGGTATTACCAAGCAATCAGCCTCACGTTTTGCCACGCACCGCTCGCCACCTAGGtccctacctacctagtaatacctacctaccttccTAGCCCAGGTGCTTTCCACCGAGAATCGTGGACCGCACGCGCGAcaaggtacttgtacttttgTGCCTACacccaagtaattactccgtactgtactgtacgctgTACTTaccgtaggtacttgtgGTGGTGTGTGCCCGtgagtattattaataatggATGCTCGTCCTTTCTCAACGTGCCCATCGCTGCACAGgtggcacgacgacgaaaatCGCCACGCCTAACTGCAAGGCTGTGCGCCGTCCGCTTGCCAGCGTAGGCTTTGGCCTTTGTCCTCGGAACCAAAATGTCGTATTTGTGCCCATCGTGGCCCTGCTTCCTGCTTGGTCGTGCCATTCTGTACGAGCACACTTGCCTGCGAGGGCAGGTTCGAGCACGGATACGAATGGATCGAGTACGAAGCTGTGGCCCGTTGCAACCTGCTGGGCTGCACCTGAGACATGTCGTCGTCTCAGGTGGGCGGTGGtgcgggggggagggggggtccCGCGAGCCAAGTGTGACTtgtgcgtactgtacgacTTCGCCttggacgccgacgatgcatgGAACAGATTGGACGGCGAGTCGCTCGCACCACGCGGCggccaggggggggggcagggcAGTGGCGGGAGTCCCATGGCGTCGGTgagaggcgacgaggcaagcCCGCGGTCCGTCGACAACCTTTGGGGGGAGCCCGTGAAAAGCATCATGCACTTCCTGTGGCTGCTTGATTCGCATCGGCGTTTCACCTCGCACCGGTCCTGCGCGCTTGATTGGATCGCTGCCGGCCGCGGGAAAAAAAAAGCCCAGGCAAGCCAGTGATGATTTCTCCAGCTTTCCGCACTTGCTCCGTTTCGTCGTCCGTCATTccgtcaccatcaccatccgCCCTCAGGATACGTGATCTATCCTCATCCATCCTCAtccatcctcgccatcctcgccatcctcacCATCTCACCATCTCACCATCCTCACCCACGCATCCGGCCATCTGGTCGTTTCAAGCCCGTCAGCCTACTGGCACTAGCGCAACCGTGGTTCGAGCTGTGGCCTGTCGCGGATGAAGCTTACTAGCACGAATACGTCTTCATGTTGTGGGAGCTCGTTGTCGTTGCACCGTTGCCTCGGCCCGCCCATTGTTTCTCCATTGTCGCTCTGTCACCGTCGCCAGCCGGAGATGTCGCCCGTCACCTACCCAGCCGACTTGGTGACGAAGAGAGAGCAAGCATGAATACTTGCCATCATGTACCTAGCCTTCGCGAacgggtacatgtacaggtgcTTGTACCTTCGAGCTCAGGTGTGTGTGTATCTGTACCGAGTACGTCGTGTCCCGTTCATGAGACCTGCTGGTAGGGAACCTGTTGTCGTGAACACCACCTACCGTCACTGCAATTGGTCACATGCGAACAATCAATGTCCAGTACCTATCTAGTGGGTAGGATACAGTAGATGCAGCGCACAGCGCATAGTACCGAGCACCAAGAACTCCGTATCTGCAACCCTATCGCCGAAACCAGTCCTCACTCGCTTGTCCATCTCGACCGCCGTCTGCCCCTTTGCATCTCATGCTTCCAACGGAATCCTTGCACCTGCTTGTGACGTCACCCCTCACCCGGCTTGCTTGCCCCCGAATACTTCACCATGAGCCTCGACAAGGAGGTGCCCGTACACGAGAGCAGCGCACGTCTACCCTGCATGCTCGTCAACCTGTTCATGGTTCATCCACTTGGCGCTGGGTGTGCCAACTGCCAAGGCCACGGTATCAATACTACtgctattactgtactcactgtagttgtacatgtcgATGCGCACGAACCCTATCCGTCCTGCCCTACCCTGGAGAAAGCATTTGACCTCGAGCATGACAGGACTTGCGCAGCAGAGGCAATGCAGGAATCGATCATGGCCATCCTTGCCTCTTCTATTCATCTCGCGACCCATCGTCCGTGTGAGCGCTGCGAGAGCTCCCGAGTACCATCACGTGACCATTTCGAGAGGGCAATCCATGGCCATTCCGTGTCACCTGACTGACATCACCACCGCCGAGTCCATCACACCGCCTTTGCTGAGAGCGTACAGTCCATCCCGTCGGCCCCCTCTTTCGGCTTGCCGTGGCGATGAAGCGGTCACGAGAGCCGGACGAAGACCCGAATTCAGAGACGGCCCTGGGACTGGATCCCACGACCGAACAGCTACCCTCCAAAATATTGGGCGTCGTGGAATCAGAGGAACCCaaaggcgtcgaggacgatacGACGGCCATGAGATGCTCACTACCTCCTCACTCGTCACCCGTTCTTTTCAATACGTTTGGACAGTATGAATTGCACTTTCGCCAGTTTCACACCAACCAATGTCTCGAATGTCACAGAAACTTTCCGTCCGACCACCTTCTCGGCGTCCACATCGAGGAATGGCACGACCCCATCGTAAGAGTCCGCAGGGAAAAGGGCGAGCACACCGTTTGTCTCCTCCGCCCCGTGAACGAGTACCTCGTCCCTGATTGCGGGTAGTATAGCTGCTTCGTCGATGGCTGCGAACGCAAGTGCTTGACCCATCAGAAGCGCAGGATGCACATGATCGACAAGCACGCCTACCCAAGGAacttcttcttcgccgtcaCCAAAGATGGCATCGATGGGAGACGATCGCTGCTCGTTGAGCACAGTCGCCGCAGGGCCCGGCCATCGGCGGGCATGCTGTCCGCGGAGACGACCCGTCCACGAGGCACCCTGGACGAGTCCCCCCCCGCCAACAACGAACACGGCCAACCGGCAATTCCTGGCAAAGCAACCGTGAATCCGAAGCCGCATGGGCCAGGCGAGGCGGAAATGGACGACGCAGATGTGGCGAGTATTACGGGCGCCATGTCCGCGCTGCAGTTCGTCCCTCCCAGCGTCCGATTCGGTCGGGGCCGTGCCGCTGGCTTCGCACGGAGATAGGCATCATGGGCATCACGAAAGGGATCGGCTAGGGAATGACCGTCATCAGTATGGTGCATGCCGGGCAAGATTCGGTCAACCGAAAGGATTTCTACCTCGTCCCGTCCAAAAACACGCTTCAGGCCCTGCTCAGGTCCGAGACCTGGCCGGCTTGGGGCCCTTTCTCTCATGCCCATGACTGATAATGCGCCAAACACCTGCCTTTTCCAAACAGACTTCATGCACCATGATCGACCTAGTCGCCCGAGGCGCAGCCTCGACAGCCGCAGCTGACA encodes:
- a CDS encoding C2H2 type zinc finger domain protein, which codes for MSLDKEVPVHESSARLPCMLVNLFMVHPLGAGCANCQGHGINTTAITVLTVVVHVDAHEPYPSCPTLEKAFDLEHDRTCAAEAMQESIMAILASSIHLATHRPFHPVGPLFRLAVAMKRSREPDEDPNSETALGLDPTTEQLPSKILGVVESEEPKGVEDDTTAMRCSLPPHSSPVLFNTFGQYELHFRQFHTNQCLECHRNFPSDHLLGVHIEEWHDPIVRVRREKGEHTYSCFVDGCERKCLTHQKRRMHMIDKHAYPRNFFFAVTKDGIDGRRSLLVEHSRRRARPSAGMLSAETTRPRGTLDESPPANNEHGQPAIPGKATVNPKPHGPGEAEMDDADVASITGAMSALQFVPPSVRFGRGRAAGFARR